A window of Myxococcus xanthus contains these coding sequences:
- a CDS encoding glucose 1-dehydrogenase, which yields MNPTYDFKGQVALVTGASSGMGLATAKAFAAAGASVVLADVNTAALTSAVDALTSAGHSALGVTCDVSDEAQVAALVRRAVEAYGRLDMAFNNAGIQAPPTDAADEPSDLFDRVNGINLRGVWACMKHELKQMRQQGSGAIVNCSSLGGLVGLPGRAAYHASKHGVIGLTRSAALEYAPRGIRINAICPGTISTPMVTDMLAKGELDLAGAIANQPIGRLGEAEEIAASVLWLCSPGASFVTGVALPVDGGYTAR from the coding sequence ATGAACCCTACATACGACTTCAAAGGACAGGTAGCGCTCGTCACCGGCGCTAGCTCTGGCATGGGCCTCGCCACCGCGAAGGCCTTCGCCGCAGCCGGCGCCTCCGTGGTACTTGCAGATGTCAATACGGCAGCGCTCACGTCGGCTGTCGACGCCCTGACATCGGCCGGACATTCCGCGCTCGGTGTCACCTGCGACGTGTCCGACGAAGCCCAGGTCGCCGCGCTGGTCCGGCGAGCAGTTGAGGCCTATGGCCGGTTGGACATGGCCTTCAACAACGCCGGCATTCAGGCACCGCCCACCGATGCGGCGGATGAGCCTTCTGACCTGTTCGACAGGGTCAACGGAATCAACCTTCGGGGGGTCTGGGCTTGCATGAAGCATGAACTCAAGCAGATGCGTCAGCAAGGCAGCGGCGCCATCGTGAACTGCTCGTCGCTCGGTGGTCTCGTCGGCCTGCCTGGTCGAGCGGCCTATCACGCGTCGAAGCACGGAGTCATCGGCCTGACGAGAAGCGCTGCGTTGGAGTACGCACCTCGTGGCATCCGCATCAATGCCATCTGTCCAGGAACCATTTCTACGCCCATGGTCACGGACATGCTCGCCAAGGGGGAACTTGATCTCGCCGGGGCGATTGCGAATCAGCCCATCGGGCGCCTGGGAGAGGCTGAGGAGATTGCTGCCTCGGTGCTCTGGCTTTGCAGCCCAGGCGCAAGTTTCGTTACTGGCGTGGCACTTCCGGTCGACGGTGGATACACGGCGCGCTGA
- a CDS encoding cyclophilin-like fold protein, with protein MLRAYLPTMRKFSLAFFCLLAGCACTNQPSPQPDVLNPSIPPMEGGEGGDDAGTTPNPASTDMRITIGPKPFTVKLHNSETATAFKAMLPTTANMADLNANEKYYRLPSDLPVNASNPGTIQVGDVMLYGSNTLVLFYKTFSTSYTYTRIGKVENASELAATLGSGNVTVMFEL; from the coding sequence ATGTTGCGTGCATACTTACCGACGATGCGAAAATTCAGTCTTGCCTTCTTCTGCCTACTCGCTGGATGTGCCTGCACGAACCAGCCATCACCGCAACCTGATGTTTTGAACCCATCAATACCACCTATGGAAGGCGGCGAAGGTGGCGACGATGCGGGCACCACTCCAAACCCGGCGTCTACCGACATGCGCATCACAATTGGTCCCAAACCCTTTACCGTCAAACTCCACAACAGTGAAACAGCGACGGCCTTCAAGGCAATGTTGCCGACCACGGCAAACATGGCCGACCTGAACGCAAACGAGAAATACTACCGCCTCCCAAGCGACCTACCTGTCAATGCATCGAACCCAGGGACAATCCAGGTGGGCGATGTGATGTTGTACGGGTCCAACACCTTGGTGCTCTTCTACAAGACGTTCTCCACGTCCTACACCTACACGCGAATCGGCAAGGTGGAGAACGCCTCAGAACTGGCCGCGACACTGGGCTCGGGCAACGTAACGGTCATGTTCGAATTATGA
- a CDS encoding (2Fe-2S)-binding protein, protein MAAHQFILNGQTVLVEAPEDLSLLWVLRDVLGVTGPKYGCGVGVCGACTSHLDGEAFRPCIHPVGGLSGREVVTIEGLGAQGLHPVQQAWMEEDVAQCGFCQPGQIMAAVALLKKNAQPSDADIDAAMSDNVCRCGTYVRIRAAIKRAALLLRSGAGGG, encoded by the coding sequence ATGGCGGCACATCAGTTCATCCTCAATGGCCAGACGGTGTTGGTGGAGGCGCCCGAGGACCTGTCGCTGCTGTGGGTGCTGCGCGACGTGCTGGGCGTGACGGGCCCGAAGTACGGCTGCGGCGTGGGCGTGTGCGGCGCGTGCACCAGCCACCTGGACGGCGAGGCCTTCCGCCCCTGCATCCACCCGGTGGGTGGGCTGTCTGGCCGCGAGGTGGTCACCATCGAGGGGCTGGGCGCCCAGGGACTGCATCCCGTGCAACAGGCGTGGATGGAGGAAGATGTGGCCCAGTGCGGCTTCTGCCAGCCGGGGCAGATCATGGCCGCCGTGGCGCTGCTCAAGAAGAACGCCCAGCCCTCTGACGCGGACATCGACGCGGCGATGAGCGACAACGTCTGCCGCTGTGGAACCTATGTCCGCATCCGCGCCGCCATCAAGCGCGCCGCCCTGCTGCTGCGAAGCGGCGCGGGCGGCGGGTGA
- a CDS encoding transposase, giving the protein MTPRPCGPRKGALTGPNPTDRAKAGSQHHLLVEAQGLPLAESLTAANVHDTHGRFPVIDSVPAVKTPTGQRRFRPTKAHGDKAYASRKNRRGICQSIWTRPVLNSGACRGTCDRVIAPTVEGSIPAGERRGRCPASRAFTFEIDTNQRQGALE; this is encoded by the coding sequence TTGACTCCTCGTCCGTGCGGGCCTCGAAAGGGGGCCCTCACGGGCCCAAACCCGACGGATAGAGCGAAGGCGGGCAGTCAGCATCATCTGCTCGTAGAGGCCCAGGGACTGCCGCTGGCCGAGTCGCTGACGGCCGCCAACGTGCACGACACGCACGGGCGCTTCCCGGTGATTGACTCGGTACCTGCGGTGAAGACTCCCACGGGACAGCGACGCTTTCGCCCGACGAAGGCCCATGGAGACAAGGCCTACGCTTCGAGGAAGAACAGGCGAGGAATCTGCCAGTCCATCTGGACCCGTCCAGTTCTCAATTCTGGAGCATGTCGCGGGACTTGCGACAGGGTAATAGCCCCGACCGTGGAAGGTTCGATTCCCGCTGGCGAGCGACGAGGGCGATGCCCAGCATCGCGCGCCTTCACGTTTGAAATTGACACGAACCAACGACAAGGAGCGCTGGAATGA
- a CDS encoding xanthine dehydrogenase family protein molybdopterin-binding subunit yields MADTLKSDATVSEGLDRRRFLTWVMTSPTLMIAARLGPDVPEAEAAERPEGATTAMSLYLAVQTDGRVVTTLPRTEMGQGITTAVAMLVAEELDMALDQVDVRSADADPRWAIQLTGLSSTMRFLTGPLRAAAAEARARLVTAAALRWRVLAHTLATSHGVVSAPDGRRAGYGELAEDAARVLLPAVSSQPRPVSRFKLVGQPTGRIDARDIVTGATRYALDLDIPEALPTVVARPPTLRGTVQSVDDASARAMPGVVAVVPLGTGVAVVARTFGQALAARAALRITWTPGPASALSDADIRTRLRDGIGPRPLPPLFTTRTLEGRFDFPYLAHATMETQSCLARVQGGQAEVWLGAQDPKYAQREVARALGWELTPWRVTVHIARAGGGFGRRFFTEAAVEAALVSRAIGRPVKLMWSRDDDMRHGHFRPASHHRILAYLGPGGRVLGWHHRAAIPTVEFPHGFGDALTALAGEVLPEVTSAVFFALSQKLPYGFGWVSQELRDVAIPIPTASFRSVFTSQVGVSNEVFVDELARELQVDPVALRRERLTSNRLKAVLDKVATEGQWGRSLPPGVAQGVAVLEEWDSAIAHLIEVDVTGGTPRVLRIVIAADVGLPINPKGIEAQLQGAAVDAMSTTLSAGIHIDAGTVREGSFADYRWMRMKHVPSDIQVHLVRSDDRVGGVGELGYPSAAAALTNAIARARGSMPTRFPILDEGV; encoded by the coding sequence ATGGCGGACACGCTCAAGTCAGACGCGACCGTTTCCGAGGGGCTGGACCGCCGTCGATTCCTGACGTGGGTCATGACCTCTCCCACGTTGATGATTGCCGCCCGGCTGGGGCCCGACGTGCCCGAGGCCGAGGCGGCGGAGCGCCCGGAAGGAGCGACAACGGCGATGAGCCTCTATCTCGCCGTCCAGACCGATGGGCGCGTCGTCACCACCCTGCCTCGCACGGAGATGGGCCAGGGCATCACCACGGCCGTGGCCATGCTCGTCGCCGAGGAACTCGACATGGCGCTCGACCAGGTCGACGTGCGCAGCGCCGACGCGGACCCCCGCTGGGCCATCCAGCTCACCGGCCTGTCGTCGACGATGCGCTTCCTCACGGGCCCCCTGCGCGCCGCAGCGGCGGAGGCCCGGGCACGGCTGGTCACTGCCGCGGCGCTGCGCTGGCGCGTCCTGGCCCACACCCTCGCCACCTCGCACGGCGTGGTGAGCGCCCCCGACGGGCGGCGGGCCGGCTATGGTGAGCTGGCGGAGGACGCCGCTCGCGTGCTGCTCCCCGCGGTCTCCAGCCAGCCCAGGCCCGTGAGCCGGTTCAAGCTGGTGGGCCAGCCCACCGGACGCATCGACGCGAGGGACATCGTCACGGGCGCCACGCGCTATGCCCTGGACCTGGACATCCCCGAGGCGCTACCGACGGTGGTGGCCCGGCCCCCAACGCTGCGCGGCACCGTCCAGTCGGTCGACGATGCCTCGGCGCGGGCGATGCCCGGCGTGGTGGCGGTGGTGCCCCTGGGCACCGGCGTGGCGGTGGTGGCCCGTACCTTCGGACAGGCGCTTGCGGCGCGCGCGGCGCTGCGCATCACCTGGACGCCCGGACCCGCCAGCGCACTGTCGGACGCGGACATCCGGACCCGCCTGCGCGACGGCATCGGCCCAAGGCCCCTGCCGCCGCTGTTCACCACACGGACGCTTGAGGGACGCTTCGACTTCCCCTACCTGGCGCACGCGACCATGGAGACGCAGAGCTGCCTGGCCCGCGTGCAAGGTGGACAGGCGGAGGTCTGGCTGGGGGCGCAGGACCCCAAATACGCGCAGCGCGAGGTGGCCCGGGCGCTCGGCTGGGAGCTCACGCCGTGGCGAGTGACGGTGCACATCGCCCGGGCCGGTGGCGGCTTCGGCCGCAGGTTCTTCACCGAGGCCGCGGTGGAGGCCGCGCTCGTCTCACGGGCCATCGGCAGACCGGTGAAGTTGATGTGGAGCCGCGACGATGACATGCGCCACGGCCACTTTCGCCCCGCCAGCCACCACCGCATCCTCGCCTACCTGGGCCCGGGCGGGCGTGTCCTGGGCTGGCATCACCGCGCCGCCATTCCCACCGTGGAGTTCCCCCACGGCTTCGGTGACGCCCTCACCGCGCTGGCCGGCGAGGTCCTGCCCGAGGTGACCAGTGCGGTCTTCTTCGCGCTCTCCCAGAAGCTCCCATACGGATTCGGATGGGTGAGCCAGGAGCTGCGCGACGTGGCGATTCCGATTCCCACCGCGTCGTTCCGCTCGGTGTTCACCAGCCAGGTGGGCGTGTCCAACGAGGTCTTCGTCGACGAACTGGCCCGCGAGCTCCAGGTGGACCCCGTCGCGCTGCGACGCGAGCGGCTCACTTCGAATCGCCTCAAGGCGGTGCTGGACAAGGTCGCCACGGAGGGACAGTGGGGCAGAAGCCTGCCACCCGGTGTCGCCCAGGGTGTCGCCGTCCTCGAGGAATGGGACAGCGCCATCGCCCACCTCATCGAAGTGGACGTCACCGGAGGGACGCCTCGGGTACTGCGCATCGTCATCGCCGCGGATGTCGGCCTGCCCATCAACCCCAAGGGCATCGAGGCCCAACTCCAGGGCGCGGCGGTGGACGCGATGTCCACCACGCTGAGCGCGGGAATCCACATCGACGCGGGCACCGTGCGCGAGGGCAGCTTCGCGGACTATCGCTGGATGCGCATGAAGCACGTCCCGTCCGACATCCAGGTGCACCTGGTCCGCTCGGATGACCGGGTGGGCGGCGTGGGCGAGCTCGGCTATCCCAGCGCAGCGGCGGCCCTGACCAACGCCATCGCCCGGGCGCGAGGCTCGATGCCCACCCGCTTTCCCATCCTCGACGAGGGAGTCTGA